AAATCACCAGAGTCCAGTAAAATATTTCTTTCCCTACCGGTTTGAGGTATGGGCATGAGGTGATGGTGGAAAGTGACAACTTTACCCATATTGTCCGGTATTTTTTCCAGTTGAGTTTTCAACCACTCCATCTGATCAATACCAATCTGCCCATCATTAATATCTGGTTCAGATGAATCCAGGCCAATGATTGCATATTCCCCATCTTTGTCCACATGCACAAACTTACGATGCCCGATGAGGTCTTCATAGTGGAGAAGACCAACATTACGGGCATCGTGGTTACCTGGAATTATATATGTTTTGGTAATAGTCCTTAATTCATCAGCAAAGGCAGCAGCTTCCTCATACTCATGAGGATATCCATTGGTTGTCAGATCACCGGAAACTATGATCAGGTCCGGATTCTCTTTTTCCAATTGTTGTAGAAGATTATTTTTCAAATCATGAGAAAAGTTCTTCTCTCCAAAGTGAACATCAGATATTTGAATAATTCTTTCTCT
This is a stretch of genomic DNA from Methanobacteriaceae archaeon. It encodes these proteins:
- a CDS encoding metallophosphoesterase — encoded protein: MRERIIQISDVHFGEKNFSHDLKNNLLQQLEKENPDLIIVSGDLTTNGYPHEYEEAAAFADELRTITKTYIIPGNHDARNVGLLHYEDLIGHRKFVHVDKDGEYAIIGLDSSEPDINDGQIGIDQMEWLKTQLEKIPDNMGKVVTFHHHLMPIPQTGRERNILLDSGDLLRLLTDNGVDLVLNGHKHVPNVWMVEKMVTLNSGTATTRKLRGQTRPSYNQLSFEDENFQVNLVDTETGRKNLLANYSVKVENEEYVVCSTRHNSMGTQ